In one Butyrivibrio proteoclasticus B316 genomic region, the following are encoded:
- a CDS encoding GNAT family N-acetyltransferase, whose translation MVSNKIDIKLADIDFIRPSIEYAKEIGDYRQEFLDNGDHMDGCGPLRKHENPEEYIEICEQKRNPDTAEVAGGRAEQFLLVRRSDNRLVAMAQYRFGVDPKFCIGYSVRPSERGKGYAKMALQNLLVWLKDKGQVSTSIACEPSNEASKKVILSCGGRLIDTCTYKGIDLMVFEIPIE comes from the coding sequence TTGGTAAGTAATAAGATAGATATTAAATTAGCAGATATTGATTTCATTAGACCTTCCATTGAATATGCAAAAGAGATTGGCGATTACAGACAGGAATTTCTTGATAACGGAGATCATATGGATGGATGCGGTCCGCTTAGAAAACATGAGAATCCAGAGGAATACATAGAAATCTGTGAGCAAAAGAGAAATCCTGATACCGCAGAGGTTGCAGGAGGACGAGCGGAGCAGTTTTTACTTGTGAGAAGATCAGATAACAGGCTGGTTGCAATGGCGCAGTACAGATTTGGCGTTGATCCAAAATTTTGCATAGGATACTCAGTACGCCCTTCTGAGAGAGGAAAGGGTTATGCAAAGATGGCATTACAGAATCTGCTCGTGTGGCTTAAGGATAAAGGCCAGGTGAGCACCTCAATTGCTTGCGAACCATCCAATGAGGCAAGTAAAAAGGTTATCCTTAGTTGCGGTGGAAGGCTGATAGATACATGTACCTATAAAGGGATTGATCTGATGGTTTTTGAGATACCAATTGAATGA
- a CDS encoding ABC transporter ATP-binding protein produces the protein MSVLEVNHVKKVYKTRMGTESVTALKDVHFSVEKGEFVAIMGESGSGKTTLLNILASLDIPTAGKVLVNGKDFSSLKDGERAIMRRNNLGFIFQDFNLLDNFTIEDNIKLPLVLAGEDYKTMDEKVAPLVKTLGIEALLHKYPYEVSGGQKQRTAVARALITKPQILLADEPTGALDSKAATNLMHQLRDIHKSGQTILMVTHSNVAASYADRVMFIRDGEVFHQIYRGQMSRSEMLDKICDSVTVLMRGGEDGEQ, from the coding sequence ATGTCAGTTTTAGAAGTAAATCACGTAAAAAAAGTATATAAAACAAGAATGGGTACTGAGTCAGTTACTGCCCTTAAGGATGTTCATTTTAGTGTTGAAAAAGGCGAGTTTGTAGCAATCATGGGAGAGTCCGGAAGCGGCAAGACAACTCTTTTAAATATCCTTGCAAGCCTTGACATTCCAACAGCAGGTAAGGTCCTGGTAAATGGCAAAGACTTCTCATCACTTAAGGATGGAGAAAGAGCTATCATGAGAAGAAACAATCTTGGATTTATCTTCCAGGATTTCAACCTTCTTGATAACTTTACGATTGAGGATAACATCAAGCTCCCGCTTGTTCTTGCAGGCGAAGACTATAAGACAATGGATGAAAAAGTTGCGCCACTAGTTAAAACACTTGGCATTGAAGCTCTTCTTCATAAGTATCCATACGAGGTTTCAGGTGGACAGAAGCAGAGAACAGCAGTAGCAAGAGCACTTATCACAAAGCCTCAGATCCTCCTTGCAGATGAGCCTACAGGAGCGCTTGATTCCAAGGCAGCAACAAATCTCATGCATCAGCTAAGAGATATCCACAAGAGCGGACAGACAATCCTTATGGTTACTCATAGTAATGTGGCTGCAAGCTACGCAGACAGAGTAATGTTCATAAGAGATGGTGAAGTTTTCCACCAGATATACAGAGGCCAGATGTCCAGAAGCGAGATGCTTGATAAAATCTGCGATTCAGTAACAGTACTCATGAGGGGAGGAGAAGACGGTGAACAGTAA
- a CDS encoding DUF6608 family protein translates to MKLINKNNFISIVCVTFTLIVCGKLILEKVTGYLDKNYTENIFICLGISILATFILSLHYYLQRFPFIPVVIGQYLVLIGFVFLGIWILGRFTETSPSAYHDMFVSVTIPYVIGAVVYYISFFLEIKKANEVFQKLS, encoded by the coding sequence ATGAAGCTAATTAACAAAAACAATTTTATATCCATTGTCTGTGTAACCTTCACACTCATAGTGTGTGGAAAACTCATCCTGGAAAAGGTTACAGGCTATTTAGATAAAAACTACACAGAAAACATTTTTATATGCCTTGGAATATCTATTCTTGCGACTTTTATTTTATCCCTCCATTATTATCTGCAGCGTTTTCCTTTTATTCCTGTGGTTATCGGACAGTACCTGGTGCTTATTGGCTTCGTCTTTTTGGGCATATGGATATTGGGGCGTTTTACAGAGACTTCTCCTTCCGCTTACCATGACATGTTTGTCTCTGTAACTATTCCCTATGTTATTGGCGCTGTAGTTTATTACATAAGCTTCTTTTTGGAAATTAAAAAGGCAAATGAAGTATTCCAGAAATTGAGCTGA
- a CDS encoding FtsX-like permease family protein — protein MNSNLLSRLAFNGLKNNKKTILPYVLVSSITVMVFHILMSLIYSRFLVSNGHPMFYGADYIVLFLHFGSIAVAIFSVIFLMYGNRFVQKSGKKEIGLYGVLGLSKKNVSRILLIQSSVQALSSMAFGILASVFVNKLVVLFLYKLVHQPVVKGMEFSLKATIITVIFFGFIFISLFVFNLLEVRLGNPIDLLKSENLGEKEPKTKWALLVIGVVTLFAGYYIAVNIENTFSAISSLFTAIVLVTIGTYALFIAGTIFVLKMLKKNKKYYYQTRHFISLSNLIFRMKHNAAGLASICILSTAVILLMVCSSSLVMLGEQNINSMFRRDIVTWCKNDGSHTAESLEETLDEALLAGNVEGTEKIVRLYHEDLCFAGGEGLTPLTRMTADFSQMRVVYMITAEQYNAYTGENISLGECEILRYSSADKVKNGTLSLFGKNYQVKEKIGNGCLVETFDPSMGLFAKEIIVVSDENEIASLIEAKNICLNGEKALLDGYDGCYLGFNVPKDADQSNVDIVRNELSSKLGNAEISYKAEEKKVFYSIYGGTFFVGIFLAALFLIATVMIIFYKQMSEGIEDKKRFEILSNAGLSDKEAKGVIRNQVMIMFFLPAICAIIHIIFASRILRLFLAMILYVDTFTFNLAIAIVSLVFLGAYALVYLITSRQYYEIVYGK, from the coding sequence GTGAACAGTAATCTTCTTAGCAGACTTGCCTTCAACGGTCTTAAAAATAACAAAAAGACAATATTGCCGTACGTTTTAGTAAGTTCTATAACGGTAATGGTTTTCCACATTTTGATGTCACTTATTTACAGCAGATTTCTTGTAAGTAATGGACATCCAATGTTCTACGGAGCAGACTATATCGTACTGTTCCTGCACTTTGGAAGTATTGCAGTAGCAATTTTCTCAGTAATATTTCTCATGTATGGCAACAGATTTGTCCAGAAGTCAGGTAAAAAAGAAATCGGATTATATGGTGTTTTAGGGCTTAGCAAGAAAAATGTCAGCAGAATTCTCCTGATACAAAGCAGCGTTCAGGCATTATCTTCTATGGCATTTGGAATCCTTGCAAGCGTATTTGTGAATAAACTTGTAGTTCTTTTCCTGTATAAGCTGGTTCATCAGCCTGTTGTAAAGGGAATGGAGTTCTCATTAAAGGCAACAATAATTACAGTCATATTCTTTGGATTTATTTTTATCAGCCTCTTTGTTTTCAATCTTTTGGAAGTACGCCTTGGAAATCCAATTGATCTTTTAAAGAGTGAGAATCTGGGAGAAAAAGAGCCAAAGACAAAATGGGCCCTTCTTGTGATCGGAGTAGTAACTCTTTTTGCAGGCTATTATATAGCGGTTAATATTGAAAACACATTTTCTGCTATCAGTTCACTTTTTACAGCAATTGTCCTTGTAACTATAGGAACATATGCACTGTTCATCGCAGGAACAATTTTTGTTCTCAAGATGCTCAAGAAGAATAAAAAATATTATTACCAGACAAGGCACTTTATCAGCCTTTCAAACCTTATTTTCAGAATGAAGCACAACGCTGCGGGCCTTGCATCTATATGTATATTATCCACAGCCGTAATTCTTCTGATGGTGTGTTCAAGTTCACTTGTAATGCTGGGCGAGCAGAATATAAACAGCATGTTCAGACGTGACATCGTTACCTGGTGTAAAAATGATGGAAGTCATACTGCCGAAAGCCTTGAAGAAACTTTAGATGAAGCTCTTTTGGCGGGAAATGTAGAAGGAACTGAAAAAATAGTAAGACTCTACCATGAAGATTTGTGCTTTGCAGGTGGAGAGGGGCTTACACCATTAACAAGAATGACTGCGGATTTTTCACAAATGAGAGTCGTATATATGATCACGGCCGAACAGTATAATGCTTACACCGGTGAAAATATAAGCCTTGGCGAATGCGAGATTCTCCGCTACAGCTCTGCAGATAAGGTAAAAAATGGTACCCTTTCATTATTTGGTAAGAACTATCAGGTTAAAGAGAAAATCGGAAACGGTTGTCTTGTTGAGACCTTTGATCCATCAATGGGACTATTTGCAAAAGAGATAATTGTTGTTTCAGATGAAAATGAAATTGCCTCTCTGATAGAAGCCAAGAACATATGTCTAAATGGAGAAAAGGCCTTACTTGATGGATACGATGGTTGCTATCTTGGGTTTAATGTTCCAAAGGATGCCGACCAGAGTAATGTAGATATCGTCAGAAATGAACTGTCTTCAAAACTTGGAAATGCAGAAATCAGCTACAAGGCTGAAGAAAAGAAAGTTTTTTACAGTATCTACGGCGGAACATTTTTTGTGGGAATTTTCCTTGCAGCTCTTTTCCTCATCGCAACCGTGATGATCATCTTCTACAAGCAGATGTCAGAAGGTATAGAGGATAAAAAGAGATTTGAAATTCTCTCAAATGCTGGCTTATCGGACAAAGAAGCAAAAGGTGTTATCAGAAACCAGGTAATGATAATGTTCTTCCTTCCCGCGATATGCGCAATTATCCACATTATTTTTGCAAGCAGGATATTAAGACTTTTCCTTGCAATGATCCTATACGTTGACACATTTACATTCAATCTTGCGATTGCAATAGTAAGTCTGGTATTCCTAGGTGCTTACGCTTTGGTATATTTGATCACATCCAGACAATACTATGAAATCGTATATGGAAAATAA
- a CDS encoding sensor histidine kinase yields the protein MGKNKFWEKSKVLIVTNALQAAVLIIAGVLYNIESEFLFYEISFLFLLTAVAIVINYRQNKEEISETTEKKTEELRDTRWEQMREKEDFFALWAHQIKTPIAALKLLFQDEEPSIGDCKRELFKIENYVSMALNYLRFDDMSGDLVLERCQLEPLIKQVVKKFSTIFIYQHLTVEFKDLDKEILTDEKWFSFVLEQVLSNALKYTKTGGIKIFSRDIDNLDAHQEIFSRNGIEIVIRDTGVGIKSEDLPRVFEKGYTGYNGRIDKKASGLGLYMCKGVCDKLGHKIRIESEVGRGTDVIITVLREKISASDVKRY from the coding sequence TTGGGGAAGAATAAATTCTGGGAAAAGAGTAAAGTGCTCATAGTTACCAATGCATTACAGGCAGCGGTGCTCATAATTGCAGGCGTTTTATACAACATAGAAAGCGAATTTCTGTTTTATGAAATTAGCTTTCTTTTTCTGCTTACAGCTGTAGCCATTGTAATAAACTATAGACAAAATAAGGAAGAAATTTCTGAAACTACAGAGAAAAAGACAGAAGAACTGAGAGATACCAGATGGGAACAGATGCGGGAAAAAGAGGACTTTTTTGCCTTGTGGGCCCATCAGATAAAGACTCCTATCGCTGCTCTTAAGCTCCTTTTCCAGGACGAAGAGCCTTCTATCGGAGATTGTAAAAGAGAGCTTTTTAAGATTGAAAACTATGTCAGCATGGCCCTTAATTATCTGCGATTTGATGATATGTCAGGAGATTTGGTCCTCGAGAGATGCCAGCTTGAGCCCCTTATCAAACAGGTGGTAAAAAAGTTTTCAACAATCTTTATTTATCAGCATCTTACTGTGGAATTTAAAGACCTTGATAAAGAGATATTAACAGACGAGAAGTGGTTTTCTTTTGTGCTGGAGCAGGTTTTATCTAATGCTCTCAAATATACTAAGACAGGCGGAATTAAGATTTTTTCGCGAGACATAGATAATTTAGATGCACATCAGGAAATCTTTTCCCGGAATGGAATAGAAATTGTAATAAGAGACACTGGTGTTGGCATTAAGAGCGAAGACCTTCCAAGAGTATTTGAAAAGGGCTATACCGGCTACAATGGCAGAATAGATAAAAAGGCCAGTGGACTTGGACTCTACATGTGCAAGGGAGTCTGCGACAAGCTTGGCCACAAGATCCGTATTGAATCTGAGGTGGGGCGTGGAACTGACGTTATCATCACAGTTCTGCGAGAGAAGATATCTGCCAGTGACGTAAAGAGATATTGA
- a CDS encoding PP2C family protein-serine/threonine phosphatase has product MEFIGKKQKRQIIIVSIIYLTMIFLCVQFLYLKGIHNLLPIYVFNISGDIFGMAVGYLVFACCIIDVQKNGSDLKYLLYLLNAAYVGLFADAIAWLVDGDPNLIPINMIDNTIYYMCAPAEAYCFWLYTMNYLGINKGIIQKAGKVLRVGFFIAIGLRIINLFTGIYFTIGPDGVYHRSPLYPISLIFAFLTLISALIAVWIEKKHLQLYQVVVFFIYAFAPLIVGVMTLAVYGLSLSAGVIMLVILLMYGVLNVAQGRDKVVADRDLTLASAIQENVLPKTFPYLPERKEFDLFATMTPAKEVGGDFYDFFMLDDDHLTLVMADVSGKGIPAALFMMVSRTLIRNRMLMGESPGKALESVNEQLCEGNKAELFVTVWLAVISLSTGEGIAVNAGHEHPVLRRKDGEYEIVAYKHSPAVATIEGIRFREHEFKLNPGDSLFVYTDGVPEATNEDNELFGTTRMLEALNANPDARPEALLEDIKASIDKFVGDAKQFDDITMLGMHYFGP; this is encoded by the coding sequence ATGGAGTTTATCGGTAAAAAACAGAAAAGGCAGATAATAATCGTAAGTATTATTTATCTGACCATGATCTTTCTATGTGTACAGTTCTTGTATCTTAAAGGAATTCATAATCTTCTTCCAATCTATGTTTTTAATATTTCCGGGGATATTTTTGGAATGGCAGTGGGATATCTGGTTTTTGCCTGCTGCATTATTGATGTTCAGAAAAATGGTTCAGACCTTAAATATTTGTTGTATCTGCTTAATGCAGCATATGTAGGCCTTTTTGCAGATGCGATAGCATGGCTTGTAGACGGCGATCCCAACCTGATACCAATAAATATGATAGATAATACTATATATTATATGTGTGCTCCGGCAGAAGCTTACTGCTTTTGGCTGTACACCATGAATTATCTTGGTATAAATAAGGGAATAATACAGAAGGCGGGAAAAGTACTCAGAGTAGGCTTTTTCATAGCAATAGGCCTTAGAATTATCAATCTATTCACTGGTATATATTTTACTATTGGTCCTGATGGAGTTTATCATAGATCACCATTGTACCCGATTTCACTTATATTTGCTTTTCTGACGCTTATATCAGCACTGATTGCAGTGTGGATTGAAAAAAAACATCTGCAGTTGTATCAGGTAGTTGTATTTTTTATTTATGCATTTGCACCGCTTATAGTCGGAGTCATGACACTGGCTGTATATGGCTTATCGCTAAGTGCCGGCGTGATAATGCTGGTAATTCTACTCATGTATGGCGTCCTGAACGTGGCGCAGGGAAGAGATAAAGTTGTTGCAGACAGAGACCTTACTCTTGCATCTGCTATCCAGGAAAACGTTCTTCCCAAAACATTTCCGTATCTTCCTGAGAGAAAAGAGTTTGATCTGTTCGCAACGATGACCCCGGCAAAAGAGGTGGGTGGTGACTTTTATGACTTCTTTATGCTGGATGATGATCACCTTACGCTGGTCATGGCAGATGTATCTGGAAAAGGAATCCCTGCGGCTCTTTTCATGATGGTTTCAAGGACTCTCATTAGAAACAGGATGCTCATGGGAGAGAGCCCCGGAAAAGCTCTTGAGAGTGTCAATGAGCAGCTTTGTGAAGGAAACAAGGCAGAGCTTTTTGTAACTGTCTGGCTGGCAGTCATATCTCTTTCAACGGGAGAAGGAATTGCTGTAAATGCAGGACATGAACACCCGGTTCTTCGCAGAAAGGACGGGGAATACGAAATTGTAGCCTACAAACACTCCCCGGCGGTAGCAACTATAGAAGGAATAAGGTTTAGAGAGCATGAGTTTAAGTTAAATCCGGGAGATAGCTTGTTTGTGTACACTGATGGCGTTCCGGAAGCGACCAACGAGGACAATGAGCTCTTTGGAACAACTAGAATGTTAGAAGCGCTCAATGCCAACCCGGATGCACGACCGGAGGCTTTGCTTGAAGACATTAAGGCATCGATAGATAAATTTGTCGGGGATGCCAAGCAGTTTGATGACATTACAATGCTGGGAATGCACTATTTTGGACCATGA
- a CDS encoding LytTR family DNA-binding domain-containing protein, translating into MKFLKTKEENLEENYLELHYDEIDGETAAVLERLRPALKYIEGISDGKRVTVPLSSIFYFETVDRKTFGYTSNTCLEVKETLQNIIDDHKEAGFVRISKSCIVNLYKIKRLQGDLNMRTLIYLKNDECIVMNRGYRAEFYQALKHIQEKKNEAN; encoded by the coding sequence ATGAAGTTTCTTAAGACCAAAGAGGAAAATCTGGAAGAAAATTATCTGGAATTACATTACGATGAGATAGATGGTGAAACGGCCGCAGTACTCGAAAGACTGCGGCCTGCACTTAAATACATAGAAGGAATCTCTGATGGGAAGAGGGTGACAGTTCCTCTTTCTTCCATTTTTTATTTTGAAACTGTAGACCGCAAGACCTTTGGCTACACCAGTAACACCTGTCTTGAGGTAAAAGAGACACTTCAAAATATCATTGATGACCATAAAGAAGCTGGCTTTGTGCGTATCAGCAAGTCCTGCATCGTCAATCTGTACAAAATAAAGCGCCTTCAGGGCGACCTAAACATGAGGACTCTTATATATCTCAAAAACGACGAGTGCATCGTTATGAACAGAGGCTACAGAGCAGAATTCTATCAGGCACTTAAGCACATTCAGGAGAAAAAAAATGAAGCTAATTAA
- a CDS encoding response regulator transcription factor, whose amino-acid sequence MRKVFIVEDDEIIAGQVAKHLETWQMKPFKAQDFQNIIGEFEKAQPDIVLMDLKLPAYNGFYWCSEIRKISQVPIVFLSSADDNMNIVMAMNMGADDFIAKPFDLQVLTAKIQAILRRSYGESIAVHELEVKNVRLNLDDTSASVGDNRLDLTKNEYLILKTLMEQQGKVVSRETIMERLWGADEFVDDNTLTVNVTRIRKKLDAAGAEDFIATKRGMGYIVGEE is encoded by the coding sequence ATGAGAAAAGTATTTATTGTTGAGGATGATGAAATAATAGCAGGGCAGGTTGCCAAGCACCTTGAAACCTGGCAGATGAAGCCATTTAAGGCTCAGGACTTTCAGAATATCATTGGGGAATTTGAGAAAGCGCAGCCTGATATAGTTCTTATGGATTTAAAACTTCCTGCCTATAACGGATTTTACTGGTGTAGCGAGATCAGGAAGATATCTCAGGTTCCCATTGTGTTCCTGTCATCAGCGGATGACAATATGAATATAGTAATGGCCATGAATATGGGAGCTGATGACTTTATCGCCAAGCCCTTTGACCTGCAGGTTCTGACAGCCAAGATACAGGCGATCCTTCGCAGGAGTTATGGAGAGAGCATTGCAGTTCATGAGCTTGAGGTAAAAAATGTGAGGCTAAACCTTGACGATACTTCCGCAAGCGTAGGGGACAACAGGCTTGATCTTACCAAGAATGAATACCTGATTCTCAAAACCCTGATGGAGCAGCAGGGAAAAGTGGTTTCCAGAGAAACAATCATGGAGAGACTCTGGGGAGCAGATGAGTTTGTTGACGATAACACACTAACTGTCAACGTTACCAGAATCCGCAAAAAGCTCGATGCAGCAGGAGCTGAGGATTTCATAGCAACCAAGAGAGGAATGGGATACATTGTTGGGGAAGAATAA
- a CDS encoding erythromycin esterase family protein, which produces MKVLKKIGKVLLIIVLVISTLLVVGLNYKTVLAMHKNKTVVENAVAVSEIDIPDSVQIVGLGEATHGSAEFQESKLDVFKMLVEKEGYSAFCLEADFGDCLRANEFVQGGEGDAREVANNLSFNLYHTQQMADLLDWMREYNASVSEDKKIRFYGFDMQNPEKSVEYLYDYMKKNNITVKETSEIEYFIDENRTESMTEDGVKKVKEELEDIKKEVIAAATNDQDLDVNFATKAADNIATCVDYVFADKATLAARDRAMADNVSWILDLEKKIGSGKIMLAAHDGHISKKPHFSLAQAVTMGGLLKEKYGDAYYSLGTDFFKGKTNARVESMTSDEYKRKDFFFTTADPIAYQAKYMEYKRFYLDFESISSEDNKELYDLVHSDVTMGTFGEAVSDMYYLVHYAYRIEMAPADLYDGMIYYYSVCATSPQY; this is translated from the coding sequence ATGAAAGTGTTAAAAAAGATTGGAAAAGTATTATTGATTATTGTATTAGTGATCAGCACATTGCTGGTTGTAGGACTAAATTATAAGACAGTCCTTGCAATGCACAAAAATAAAACGGTAGTTGAAAACGCAGTAGCTGTATCGGAAATTGACATACCTGACAGCGTGCAGATTGTAGGTCTTGGCGAGGCAACCCACGGAAGTGCGGAATTTCAGGAGTCCAAGCTTGATGTATTCAAAATGCTAGTGGAAAAAGAGGGATATAGTGCGTTCTGCCTTGAAGCAGACTTCGGGGATTGCCTTAGAGCCAATGAATTTGTTCAGGGCGGCGAAGGTGATGCCAGAGAAGTTGCTAATAATTTGAGTTTTAATCTTTACCACACCCAGCAGATGGCAGATCTTCTTGATTGGATGAGAGAGTATAACGCTTCTGTTTCAGAAGATAAGAAGATAAGATTTTACGGCTTTGACATGCAGAATCCGGAAAAGAGCGTAGAGTACCTATATGACTACATGAAGAAAAACAACATTACAGTCAAAGAGACTTCAGAAATTGAATACTTTATTGATGAGAACAGAACTGAGTCTATGACTGAAGATGGTGTTAAAAAGGTTAAAGAAGAGCTTGAAGATATCAAAAAAGAGGTAATTGCTGCGGCTACAAATGATCAGGACTTAGATGTCAATTTCGCTACTAAAGCTGCCGATAATATTGCTACATGTGTTGACTATGTGTTTGCTGATAAGGCTACATTAGCAGCAAGAGATAGGGCAATGGCTGACAACGTATCATGGATTCTTGATCTTGAAAAGAAAATCGGATCAGGTAAGATCATGCTGGCAGCCCATGATGGACATATTTCCAAAAAGCCACATTTTAGTTTAGCGCAGGCAGTAACTATGGGAGGTCTACTTAAAGAAAAATATGGTGATGCATACTACAGTCTTGGTACAGACTTTTTCAAAGGAAAAACAAATGCAAGAGTAGAAAGTATGACTTCTGATGAGTATAAGAGAAAAGACTTTTTCTTTACTACAGCTGATCCTATAGCTTATCAGGCCAAGTACATGGAATATAAGAGATTTTACCTGGACTTTGAGAGCATTTCATCTGAGGATAACAAGGAACTTTATGACCTGGTTCATTCGGATGTAACTATGGGAACTTTTGGAGAAGCAGTATCAGATATGTATTATCTGGTGCATTATGCTTACAGAATTGAGATGGCACCAGCTGATCTTTATGATGGAATGATCTATTACTATAGCGTTTGCGCAACTTCACCGCAGTACTAA
- a CDS encoding AAA family ATPase, with product MTNLDKELETLNKITNMQKNLLGSIYGDFFSTGNSGSSVGTNGSSASGSNGNASGNTNTTKDPEKIEQEKKIGEAADSLGNAIDNANAALGEAKNLLASGPDIKTATETEEKPEEPEEDPMESLDKLIGLAGIKDDVKELAAFVKVQKARQDQGLKSVPVSLHLVFTGNPGTGKTTVARIIARIYKQIGVLSKGQLVEVDRSGLVAGYVGQTAIKTSEQIKKAKGGVLFIDEAYALSQKDDAFGQEAIDTILKAMEDNRDDFVVIVAGYTEPMKKFIESNPGLKSRFNKYIEFPDYNIDELEEIFYMNCDKYDYKVDEDVKHQIRALITAKKIENIDNFANAREVRNLFEEIITNQARRISTIENPTGNDMMTILREDLEDLSIIADNKNSDSDDAPSQA from the coding sequence ATGACTAACTTAGATAAAGAATTAGAAACACTTAATAAGATTACAAATATGCAGAAGAACCTTCTTGGAAGCATCTATGGAGATTTCTTCTCGACAGGAAACAGCGGATCATCTGTAGGGACAAATGGTAGCAGCGCTTCAGGTTCAAATGGTAATGCATCAGGAAATACCAATACAACCAAGGATCCTGAGAAAATAGAACAGGAAAAGAAAATAGGAGAAGCTGCAGACTCCCTTGGAAATGCAATCGACAATGCAAATGCAGCTCTTGGAGAAGCCAAGAATCTCCTTGCTTCCGGCCCTGATATCAAGACTGCTACAGAAACAGAAGAAAAGCCTGAGGAGCCTGAAGAGGATCCAATGGAGTCTCTTGATAAGCTCATTGGACTTGCAGGTATCAAGGATGACGTCAAAGAGCTTGCAGCCTTCGTCAAGGTACAGAAAGCCAGACAGGATCAGGGACTTAAGTCAGTTCCGGTATCACTTCACCTTGTATTTACAGGTAATCCGGGAACAGGTAAGACAACAGTTGCCAGAATTATTGCCAGAATATACAAGCAGATAGGAGTATTGTCTAAAGGTCAGCTCGTTGAAGTGGACAGATCCGGCCTTGTAGCAGGATATGTAGGACAGACAGCTATTAAGACTTCCGAGCAGATCAAGAAAGCTAAGGGCGGAGTTCTCTTTATTGATGAGGCATATGCTCTTTCCCAGAAGGATGATGCATTCGGCCAGGAAGCCATCGATACTATCCTCAAGGCAATGGAAGATAACAGAGATGACTTTGTTGTTATCGTAGCAGGCTACACAGAGCCTATGAAGAAATTCATCGAGTCTAATCCTGGACTTAAGTCAAGGTTCAACAAGTACATTGAGTTCCCGGACTATAATATCGACGAACTCGAAGAAATCTTCTATATGAACTGCGACAAGTATGATTACAAGGTTGATGAGGATGTTAAGCACCAGATCAGAGCCCTTATCACAGCCAAGAAGATTGAGAATATTGATAACTTTGCAAATGCAAGAGAAGTCAGAAACCTCTTCGAAGAGATCATCACCAATCAGGCAAGGAGGATTTCTACTATCGAGAATCCTACAGGCAATGATATGATGACAATCCTTCGTGAGGATCTCGAAGACCTGTCTATCATTGCAGATAACAAGAATAGTGATAGTGATGATGCTCCATCGCAAGCTTGA